From a region of the Mycobacterium sp. SMC-8 genome:
- a CDS encoding class I SAM-dependent methyltransferase, which translates to MVSSTIWSAGRYDAVGDRIASIAEQVVDAAHRRRSLRDCAVVDLACGTGSAALAAAARGAQVTGVDYTPELLTIAGRRDGAESVTWRTGDASDTGLPAGAFDAAVSNMGIIFVDPAAQVTEIIRLLKPRGVLAFSAWVRATSNPFFDPVVAVLGPPASSGFSPDQWGDTDLLTARLAPHFDDIDILRGRHRWEFESLDAAMHFLRAESPVHVETFRRADPAQQDRLATEFENTLQRHVEASGAVAFEAPYVVVTATVRA; encoded by the coding sequence ATGGTCTCCTCGACAATCTGGTCCGCCGGACGCTACGACGCGGTGGGTGACCGCATAGCCTCGATCGCCGAGCAGGTCGTCGACGCAGCGCACCGACGCCGTTCCCTGCGCGACTGCGCGGTGGTCGACCTCGCCTGCGGCACCGGCAGTGCCGCGCTGGCTGCGGCCGCCCGCGGTGCACAGGTCACCGGTGTCGACTACACCCCGGAACTGCTGACCATCGCCGGGCGACGCGACGGCGCCGAATCGGTCACCTGGCGCACCGGCGACGCGTCCGACACGGGGCTGCCGGCCGGGGCGTTCGACGCGGCGGTGTCGAACATGGGCATCATCTTCGTCGACCCCGCCGCGCAGGTCACCGAGATCATCCGCCTTCTCAAACCCAGGGGCGTTCTTGCCTTTTCGGCGTGGGTGCGCGCCACCAGCAATCCGTTCTTCGACCCCGTCGTCGCGGTGCTGGGCCCGCCGGCGTCGTCCGGCTTCTCCCCCGATCAATGGGGCGACACCGACCTGTTGACCGCCCGACTGGCGCCGCATTTCGATGACATCGACATTCTGCGCGGCCGGCACCGGTGGGAGTTCGAGTCGCTGGACGCGGCAATGCACTTCCTGCGCGCGGAGTCTCCGGTGCACGTGGAGACCTTCCGCCGCGCCGACCCCGCCCAGCAGGACAGGCTGGCGACGGAGTTCGAGAACACCTTGCAGCGGCACGTCGAGGCGTCCGGCGCGGTGGCCTTCGAAGCCCCCTATGTGGTGGTCACCGCGACGGTGCGTGCGTGA
- a CDS encoding methyltransferase: MSHPLHASGVVDTLAADLRAAEYTTDGVAELLGADASAAFSRGLWWSALRATDRAEPGDRPLATLVRLFLLGTAESRDRVGQALPGAGVDALIDNGVVEPAGPDTVRAVLDIRPHSDGARDFLVVSDQDSALRSGPVRHDHVLGIGGASVSLAHAVVRSPVRRALDLGTGCGIQALHLDAHCEDIVATDTNPRALALAAATARLNGMSWDLRCGSMFEPVAGERFDLIVSNPPFVVGAGTLDYIYRDSGMAGDALCQNLIEQVADHLEPGGTAQIMANWIVRRGQEEGAWRDRVGSWLAGTGLHAWVVQREFADPLSYVSLWTSDAGEPPEDAARRGGQWLDWFDAEGVAGVGMGMITLRAPRVGETRSPDQVFEEITGADEALTGPEVEAFLARREYLHDTGDEQLLAARLSTAPVFLEEQSLPGPDGWQVVGAAVRRPGGPGAVIGVDEVSRALFAGCRGEVPLGTLIDLLARFHGVDADALATAALPVVHEAIGRGILYQAQ, translated from the coding sequence TTGAGCCACCCGCTGCACGCCTCCGGCGTGGTCGACACGCTGGCCGCCGATCTGCGGGCCGCCGAGTACACCACCGACGGGGTGGCCGAACTGCTCGGAGCCGACGCCTCGGCGGCGTTCAGCCGCGGACTGTGGTGGTCGGCGCTGCGCGCGACCGACCGCGCCGAACCGGGCGACCGTCCGCTGGCCACGTTGGTCCGGCTGTTCCTGCTGGGCACCGCCGAGTCCAGGGACCGGGTCGGGCAGGCGCTGCCCGGCGCGGGCGTCGACGCGCTCATCGACAACGGCGTCGTCGAACCCGCCGGCCCGGACACGGTGCGCGCCGTGCTCGACATCCGGCCGCACAGCGACGGCGCGCGCGACTTCCTGGTGGTCTCCGACCAGGATTCCGCGCTGCGGTCGGGTCCTGTCCGTCACGACCACGTCCTGGGCATCGGCGGGGCGTCGGTGTCGCTGGCCCACGCCGTCGTGCGCTCTCCGGTACGTCGCGCGCTGGATCTGGGCACCGGATGCGGGATCCAGGCGCTGCACCTCGACGCGCACTGCGAAGACATCGTCGCCACCGACACCAACCCGCGGGCGCTGGCGCTCGCGGCGGCCACCGCACGCCTCAACGGCATGTCCTGGGATCTGCGGTGCGGCAGCATGTTCGAGCCGGTGGCCGGTGAACGTTTCGACCTGATCGTGTCCAACCCGCCGTTCGTGGTCGGCGCCGGAACGCTCGACTACATCTACCGCGACTCGGGGATGGCCGGAGATGCGCTGTGCCAGAACCTCATCGAGCAGGTCGCTGACCATCTGGAGCCTGGCGGCACCGCCCAGATCATGGCGAACTGGATCGTGCGCCGCGGCCAGGAGGAGGGAGCCTGGCGCGACCGCGTGGGTTCCTGGCTGGCCGGGACCGGGTTGCACGCCTGGGTGGTGCAGCGCGAGTTCGCGGATCCCCTCAGCTACGTCTCGCTGTGGACGTCGGATGCCGGTGAGCCGCCCGAGGACGCGGCGCGCCGGGGCGGGCAGTGGCTGGACTGGTTCGACGCCGAGGGCGTCGCCGGGGTCGGCATGGGCATGATCACCCTCCGCGCTCCCCGCGTCGGCGAAACCCGAAGTCCCGACCAGGTTTTCGAAGAGATCACCGGCGCCGACGAGGCGCTGACGGGCCCCGAGGTCGAGGCGTTCCTGGCCCGCCGCGAGTACCTGCACGACACCGGTGACGAGCAACTGCTCGCCGCCCGGCTGTCCACCGCGCCGGTGTTCCTTGAAGAGCAGTCCCTGCCCGGGCCCGACGGCTGGCAGGTGGTCGGCGCCGCGGTACGCCGCCCGGGCGGTCCGGGCGCGGTGATCGGCGTCGACGAGGTTTCGCGCGCGCTGTTCGCCGGCTGCCGCGGCGAGGTCCCGCTGGGCACGCTGATCGATCTGCTGGCCCGTTTTCACGGCGTGGACGCCGACGCGCTGGCCACAGCGGCACTGCCGGTGGTCCACGAGGCGATCGGACGCGGCATCCTCTATCAGGCGCAGTGA
- the rsgA gene encoding ribosome small subunit-dependent GTPase A, with amino-acid sequence MSKREYDESDVRIRPGRGTRPRTKTRPEHADAERAMVVTVDRGRWGCVLDGDPARRVTAMRARELGRTPIVVGDDVDVVGDLSGRADTLARIVRRGERRTVLRRTADDTDPTERVVVANADQLLIVVALADPPPRTGLVERTLIAAYAGGLTPILCLTKTDLAPAAPFAEQFRDLDLTITTAGRDDPLDAVGALLAGKVTALLGHSGVGKSTLVNRLVPEAERAIGTVTDVGKGRHTSTQSVALPLKAGGWVIDTPGIRSFGLAHIAPDDVVLAFSDLADAIDDCPRGCGHMGPPADPECALDGLTGAAEARVHAARRLLAALREG; translated from the coding sequence TTGAGCAAGCGCGAATACGACGAGTCCGATGTCCGGATCCGACCCGGACGCGGCACTCGCCCGCGCACCAAGACCCGCCCCGAACACGCCGACGCCGAGCGGGCCATGGTGGTGACCGTCGACCGGGGCCGCTGGGGCTGCGTCCTCGACGGCGACCCTGCGCGCCGGGTGACGGCGATGCGGGCCCGCGAGCTGGGCCGCACACCGATCGTGGTCGGCGACGATGTCGACGTGGTGGGCGACCTGTCAGGCCGCGCCGACACCCTGGCCCGCATCGTGCGTCGCGGTGAACGCCGAACAGTGTTGCGGCGCACCGCAGATGACACCGATCCGACCGAGCGGGTGGTGGTCGCCAACGCCGATCAGCTGCTGATCGTGGTGGCGCTGGCCGATCCGCCGCCCCGCACGGGTTTGGTCGAACGCACGCTGATCGCCGCGTACGCCGGCGGACTGACGCCGATCCTGTGTCTGACCAAGACCGACCTCGCACCGGCAGCGCCGTTCGCCGAACAGTTCCGCGACCTCGATCTGACCATCACCACCGCCGGGCGCGACGACCCTTTGGATGCGGTCGGCGCCCTGCTGGCCGGCAAGGTCACCGCGCTGCTGGGCCATTCCGGGGTCGGTAAGTCGACGCTGGTGAATCGCCTTGTGCCCGAAGCGGAACGGGCGATCGGCACGGTCACCGACGTGGGCAAGGGCCGGCACACCTCGACGCAGTCGGTGGCGTTGCCGCTGAAGGCGGGCGGATGGGTGATCGACACCCCGGGCATCCGGTCGTTCGGTTTGGCCCACATCGCGCCCGACGACGTCGTGCTGGCGTTCTCCGATCTGGCCGACGCGATCGACGACTGTCCGCGGGGCTGCGGGCACATGGGGCCGCCCGCAGACCCTGAGTGCGCGCTGGACGGGCTGACCGGCGCGGCCGAGGCCCGGGTGCACGCAGCCCGCCGGCTGCTGGCTGCGCTGCGGGAAGGGTGA
- a CDS encoding NAD(P)-dependent oxidoreductase: MSLAGKTMFISGASRGIGLAIAKRVAADGANIALVAKTAEPHPKLPGTVYTAAKEIEEVGGQALPIVGDVRDGDSVAAAVAETVEQFGGIDICVNNASAINLGSIEEVPLKRFDLMNGIQVRGTYAVSQACIPHMKGRDNPHILTLSPPVLLEPKWLKPTPYMMAKFGMTLCALGIAEEMREAGIASNTLWPRTMVATAAVQNLLGGDESMARARKPEVYSDAAYVILTKPSSYTGNTLLCEDVLLESGVTDLSVYDCVPGSDLGVDFWVESANPPGYTGP, from the coding sequence ATGTCTCTAGCCGGCAAAACCATGTTCATTTCGGGCGCCAGCCGCGGCATCGGTCTGGCAATCGCCAAACGGGTGGCCGCCGACGGCGCCAACATCGCGCTGGTCGCCAAGACCGCCGAGCCGCATCCGAAGCTGCCCGGCACGGTCTACACCGCGGCCAAGGAGATCGAGGAGGTCGGCGGGCAGGCGTTGCCGATCGTCGGAGATGTGCGCGACGGGGATTCGGTGGCAGCCGCGGTGGCCGAGACCGTCGAGCAGTTCGGCGGCATCGATATCTGCGTCAACAACGCCTCGGCGATCAACCTGGGCTCCATCGAGGAAGTCCCGCTCAAACGCTTCGATCTGATGAACGGCATCCAGGTGCGCGGCACCTACGCGGTGTCGCAGGCCTGCATCCCGCACATGAAGGGCCGCGACAACCCGCACATCCTGACGCTGTCCCCGCCGGTTCTCCTCGAGCCGAAATGGCTCAAGCCCACGCCGTACATGATGGCGAAGTTCGGGATGACCTTGTGCGCGTTGGGAATCGCCGAGGAGATGCGGGAGGCGGGCATCGCGTCGAACACGTTGTGGCCGCGCACGATGGTGGCCACCGCGGCTGTGCAGAATCTCCTCGGCGGAGACGAGTCGATGGCGCGTGCACGCAAGCCCGAGGTGTATTCGGACGCGGCGTACGTGATCCTGACCAAGCCGTCGAGCTACACCGGCAACACCTTGTTGTGCGAGGACGTGCTGCTGGAGTCCGGGGTCACCGACCTGTCGGTGTACGACTGCGTGCCGGGATCCGATCTCGGCGTGGATTTCTGGGTCGAGTCGGCCAACCCGCCGGGCTACACGGGCCCGTAG
- a CDS encoding SOS response-associated peptidase, whose amino-acid sequence MCGRFAVTTDPALLAEKIKAIDEATAERKDAPGPNYNVAPTTTVATVVKRHTDPDDEATRRVRLMRWGLVPPWAKATDDGGPDTKSGPLLINARSDKVTSSPAFRSSAKAKRCLVPMDGWYEWRGDKGAKTPFFMYAGDGEPLFMAGLWSTWRPKDAGKDTKPLLSCTIITTDAAGPLADIHDRMPLTVSERDWDRWLDPDAPIDEGLLRGHGDLDRIEIREVSKLVNSVRNNGPELIEPVEPQAEQGTLL is encoded by the coding sequence ATGTGCGGACGATTCGCGGTGACGACCGATCCGGCGCTGCTGGCCGAGAAGATCAAGGCCATCGACGAGGCGACGGCAGAGCGCAAGGACGCGCCGGGCCCCAACTACAACGTGGCGCCGACGACCACGGTCGCGACCGTCGTCAAACGCCACACCGACCCCGACGACGAGGCGACCCGGCGGGTGCGGCTGATGCGCTGGGGCCTGGTGCCGCCGTGGGCGAAGGCCACCGACGACGGCGGCCCGGACACCAAGAGCGGACCCCTGCTGATCAACGCCCGCTCCGACAAGGTGACCTCCTCGCCGGCGTTCCGCAGCTCGGCCAAGGCCAAGCGGTGCCTGGTGCCGATGGACGGCTGGTACGAATGGCGCGGCGACAAGGGCGCCAAGACACCGTTTTTCATGTACGCCGGCGACGGTGAACCGCTGTTCATGGCGGGGTTGTGGTCGACGTGGCGCCCCAAGGACGCCGGCAAGGACACCAAACCTTTGCTGAGCTGCACGATCATCACCACCGACGCCGCCGGGCCGCTGGCCGACATCCATGACCGGATGCCGCTGACCGTCAGCGAGCGCGATTGGGACCGCTGGCTGGACCCGGACGCCCCGATAGACGAGGGCCTGCTGCGCGGCCACGGCGACCTCGACCGTATCGAGATCCGTGAGGTGTCGAAGCTGGTGAACAGCGTGCGCAACAACGGCCCGGAACTCATCGAGCCGGTCGAGCCGCAGGCCGAGCAGGGCACGCTGCTTTGA
- the aroA gene encoding 3-phosphoshikimate 1-carboxyvinyltransferase, which produces MTTWPAPSTATPIHATVTVPGSKSQTNRALVLAALAVPQGVSTVSGALRSRDTDLMIAALQGLGVSVESDDSDATELTLGGALAPEAEARIDCGLAGTVLRFVPPVAALTTEDVTFDGDEQARSRPIAPLLDGLRGLGVSVDGDGLPFTVRGQGSVRGGTVEIDASGSSQFVSGLLLSGAAFTEGLTVVHTGGAVPSAPHIAMTVAMLRDAGVEVDDSATDRWQVAPGPIAARHWVVEPDLSNAVPFLAAAVISGGTVRIMGWPTASTQPADTILSLLTGLGAHVRQGDSYLEVQGATAYDGIDVDLRDVGELAPSVAAMAALATPGSVSRLRGIAHLRGHETDRLAALSAELNRVGGQCEETEDGLVITARQMHGGVWRSYADHRMATAGAIVGLRVPGIEVEDIGTTAKTLPDFPQLWADMLAGQTDLQTGAAHARRK; this is translated from the coding sequence GTGACTACCTGGCCGGCACCGTCGACAGCTACGCCCATCCATGCGACCGTCACCGTGCCGGGCTCGAAATCACAGACCAACCGGGCGCTGGTGCTGGCCGCGCTGGCGGTGCCCCAGGGGGTGTCGACGGTCAGCGGAGCGCTACGCAGCCGGGACACCGACCTGATGATCGCGGCCCTGCAGGGGCTCGGGGTGTCCGTTGAGTCCGACGACAGCGACGCCACCGAGCTGACCCTCGGCGGGGCGTTGGCTCCCGAGGCCGAGGCACGCATCGACTGCGGTCTGGCCGGGACGGTGCTGCGGTTCGTCCCGCCGGTCGCGGCGCTGACCACCGAGGACGTCACGTTCGACGGCGACGAGCAGGCCCGCTCGCGCCCGATCGCCCCGTTGCTGGACGGGTTGCGCGGGCTGGGGGTGTCCGTCGACGGTGACGGTCTGCCGTTCACGGTGCGCGGCCAGGGATCGGTACGCGGCGGCACAGTCGAGATCGACGCGTCGGGATCGTCGCAGTTCGTGTCGGGGCTGCTGTTGTCCGGCGCCGCGTTCACCGAGGGTCTGACCGTCGTGCACACCGGCGGCGCGGTGCCGTCCGCTCCGCACATCGCGATGACGGTGGCGATGCTGCGCGACGCCGGCGTCGAGGTCGACGACAGCGCCACCGACCGCTGGCAGGTGGCGCCGGGCCCGATCGCGGCCCGGCACTGGGTCGTCGAACCCGACCTGTCCAACGCGGTCCCCTTCCTGGCTGCCGCCGTGATCAGCGGGGGCACAGTGCGGATCATGGGCTGGCCGACGGCCAGCACACAGCCCGCCGATACCATCCTGTCGCTGCTTACCGGCCTGGGAGCCCATGTGCGGCAAGGTGATTCCTACCTGGAGGTGCAGGGCGCGACGGCTTATGACGGCATCGACGTCGACCTGCGCGACGTCGGTGAGCTCGCCCCGTCGGTTGCGGCGATGGCGGCGCTGGCCACCCCCGGCTCGGTGTCACGGCTGCGCGGCATCGCGCATCTGCGCGGGCACGAAACCGACCGATTGGCAGCGCTGAGCGCCGAGCTGAACCGCGTCGGCGGGCAATGTGAGGAGACCGAGGACGGCCTCGTGATCACCGCCCGGCAGATGCACGGCGGCGTGTGGCGGTCCTATGCCGACCATCGGATGGCGACCGCCGGAGCGATCGTGGGCCTGCGGGTGCCGGGCATCGAGGTCGAGGACATCGGCACCACCGCCAAGACGCTGCCGGACTTTCCGCAGCTGTGGGCCGACATGCTGGCCGGTCAGACCGACCTTCAGACCGGCGCCGCGCACGCGCGGAGGAAATAA
- a CDS encoding aldo/keto reductase has translation MSNVPTIELNDGATIPQLGFGVYQVPPDETAAAVRSALEVGYRHIDTAEMYQNEQGVGQGIRDAGIDRSEVFVTSKLNNGFHRPDDARRAFDGTLEALGSDYVDLFLIHWPLPTLYDGDYVSTWKTLEEFKNDGRARSIGVSNFQVAHLQRLADETGTVPAVNQIEVHPYFANDEVRAYGRQHGIATEAWSPIAQGKVLDDPVVTRIADATGKTPAQVVLRWHIQRGDIVFPKSVTLQRIKDNFALFDFELGDDDVAAISALDRGESGRIGPNPDTFDYVPD, from the coding sequence TTGAGCAACGTACCTACGATTGAATTGAACGACGGTGCCACGATTCCGCAGCTCGGCTTCGGCGTCTACCAGGTGCCGCCGGACGAGACGGCCGCCGCGGTGCGGTCGGCCCTCGAGGTCGGTTACCGCCATATCGACACCGCCGAGATGTATCAGAACGAGCAGGGCGTCGGTCAGGGCATCCGTGACGCCGGCATCGACCGCTCCGAGGTGTTCGTCACCAGCAAGCTGAACAACGGCTTCCACAGGCCCGACGACGCCCGCCGCGCGTTCGACGGCACGCTGGAGGCACTCGGCTCCGACTATGTCGACCTGTTCCTGATCCACTGGCCGCTGCCCACCCTGTACGACGGTGACTACGTGTCGACGTGGAAGACACTGGAGGAGTTCAAGAATGACGGCCGGGCGCGCAGTATCGGCGTGTCGAACTTTCAGGTCGCGCACCTGCAGCGGCTCGCCGACGAGACCGGCACCGTGCCGGCGGTGAACCAGATCGAGGTGCACCCGTACTTCGCCAACGACGAGGTGCGCGCCTACGGCCGGCAACACGGCATCGCGACCGAGGCATGGTCCCCGATCGCGCAGGGCAAGGTGCTCGACGATCCCGTCGTCACCCGCATCGCCGACGCGACAGGCAAGACGCCGGCCCAGGTGGTGCTGCGTTGGCACATCCAGCGCGGCGATATCGTGTTTCCGAAATCGGTCACGCTACAACGCATCAAGGACAACTTCGCGCTGTTCGACTTCGAACTCGGCGACGACGACGTCGCCGCGATCTCCGCACTCGACCGGGGCGAGTCCGGCCGCATCGGACCGAACCCGGACACGTTCGACTACGTCCCCGACTGA